In Vibrio stylophorae, the genomic stretch ACCGGCAGCCAAGCCATGGCGCATTTAGAGATGACGCCTTATGCGTGGCGCGCCAATGAGAGCATTCGCAAAGCCATTGCAGCCAGCGATTTCGATGCTCTAGAGATTGACTTCGTCGTGACGTTGTCACGTAAAATTTAATACTTTCCTCAAAAAAGCTCGTAGCTCGATTGGCACACATAAAGAAGCGCGATTTGTTCAAAACAAATCGCGCTTTTCTGATCATCCCCATTCAATTGCGGCACATCAATTCACGGATAGGATTCACGACTGCGATTCACTCATGCTATTCACAAATAGTAATGGCAGCTTGCCTGATTCTATCTGTTATTTTGCAGCGTTTAGCTTGCGAGATGGTTTCGGCTCATTCGGCTTTCTCGCAGCAAACTGTTTAGCGCTGCGTTTATTTTGGCTGCGACGATTGGCTTTTTTATCGCGCGGCGCACGCTTACGCTCACCCTCTTTTGCCTCATTGCTGGGTTGGTCGGTCACCACAAAGCCCGCCAGAGATTGCAAGTCCATGGGATTGCCTGTTAAACGGCGAATCGCATCCAACGCCAACTGCTCACCGTGACATACCAAAGAGACGGCAACGCCGCTCAATCCTGCTCGCGCAGTGCGCCCCACACGGTGCACATAGGCCTGCGCATGCTCAGGCAAGTCAAAGTTCACCACGGCGGGTAATGCATCAATATCAATGCCGCGAGCAAGAAGATCAGTACAAATCAAGACTCGCGAACGCCCCGATTTAAAATCAGCCAAGGCGCTCTCACGCTCCGCCTGCGATTTGTCACCATGTAGCGCCGCCGTGCTAATGCCTGCTTTACTCACTCTTTTAGCCAGCGCATCAACTTTACTGCGCTCAGCAACAAACACCATCACCTGTGGCCACTCATGGGATTGCAGCAGCGCGATCAGCGCTTGTGGTTTACTGCCTTTATTAACCAAATAAAGCTGCTCATCAATACGCGCAACCACGCTGTTTTTACGCGCGGTCTCGATGCGTTTAGGCGCAAATACCAACCCTTGGGCTGCTTCTTCCAATGCCTCAGGCAAGGTGGCAGAAAACAGCAGTGTTTGTCGCTTGGCTGGCGCGCTGGCAATCACCCGCTGAATATCGGGCCAAAATCCCATTTCCAGCAGACGATCGGCTTCATCAAGTACCAAGTGCTTGAGCTGTTCAAGATGACACACCCCTTGGCTTAGAAAATCAACCAAGCGACCCGGCGTAGCCACCACCAGCTGCGCCCCTTTTGCCAGCGTAGATTTCTGCAGCTCAGGCTCAACGCCGCCAACCAGCAATAGGGATTCAATGCCCATCGCTTTGGCCAGAGGCGCGATATTGGCTTCAATTTGCTGCGCTAACTCGCGCGTTGGCACAATGATCAAACTTTGAATATGCGATTGCGCCACATCCACACGGCTTAATAGCGGCAGCGCAAAGGCTAAGGTTTTACCGCTGCCGGTTTGCGCCAGCGCAATCACATCGCGTCCCTCAATGATCGCAGGGATAGCTGCCTGTTGAATGGCGGTGGGAGATTGCATCGCCTCAGGCAATGCAGCAATCAAATTTGGATGCAGTGGAAGATCAGAAAAAGTCATCAATTGCCTCAAGGATTAGCCACGGTTTTTGCAAAAGGTACGAATATACAAGTCTTCTACCTTGTCTCGTGCCCATTGGGTTTTGCGCAAAAATTTCAGTGAGGATTTAATCGATGGCTCGCTGCGAAAACAGTTGACTGGAATACGCTCAAACAACTCCTCCCAACCATAGTAATCAAATAAGCGGGTGAGAATTTTCTCAA encodes the following:
- a CDS encoding DEAD/DEAH box helicase → MTFSDLPLHPNLIAALPEAMQSPTAIQQAAIPAIIEGRDVIALAQTGSGKTLAFALPLLSRVDVAQSHIQSLIIVPTRELAQQIEANIAPLAKAMGIESLLLVGGVEPELQKSTLAKGAQLVVATPGRLVDFLSQGVCHLEQLKHLVLDEADRLLEMGFWPDIQRVIASAPAKRQTLLFSATLPEALEEAAQGLVFAPKRIETARKNSVVARIDEQLYLVNKGSKPQALIALLQSHEWPQVMVFVAERSKVDALAKRVSKAGISTAALHGDKSQAERESALADFKSGRSRVLICTDLLARGIDIDALPAVVNFDLPEHAQAYVHRVGRTARAGLSGVAVSLVCHGEQLALDAIRRLTGNPMDLQSLAGFVVTDQPSNEAKEGERKRAPRDKKANRRSQNKRSAKQFAARKPNEPKPSRKLNAAK
- a CDS encoding VF530 family DNA-binding protein — its product is MTQSNTTQANNPLHGLTLEKILTRLFDYYGWEELFERIPVNCFRSEPSIKSSLKFLRKTQWARDKVEDLYIRTFCKNRG